The segment GAAAATTTGTAATTACATGTTTAAATGTATGACCTGATAGCGCCACAAGGTCCTTCAAATCCAGCCCCAGCTTGCTTAAAACACTCATCAGTCCCGTAACATTTGATGTTGGAGGAGGTAAGCTGTCAAGAGTTGCTTGTTGGGTTGCAAAGTTCAACCCGTCTTTTCTACCCAACGGTACAGGATAAAAGGGTCCTCCAGCCTAAGTCTCACATGGGATTATTAGTGCAATTAAATAACCTCAGCGGAATAAGGATTTGTACACTGAGCAGGaattgtattatggaaagaaaaagAAGCTAACCTTGGTGACGGAGTCACGAGCGGCAAGAGCTAAAATGTCTGAGCAGGAGACAGTTCCCTTGCAGGAAGATTCCGCCCTCTTTTTGATGTCATTGATAATGGCAAATGCTTGGGCCCTCAGGGTTAAGTTTGGTATAGCATCCTTCTCGCTTGGCCCACTGGCTGATCCGTCTAATAATACGGATGCATCGCAACCCTGTCATAAAACCGGTCCATCACAAACTATTTTTGTACCAAAAATAAAGAgtagaattaaaacataaaaatagagCAGTATAGGTACCTGCACAAAACAATCATGGAAATGAAGTCTCAGCAATCCGGCTGCCTGGGTGATATCTTTCTTCAAATAAAATTCGATGCGCTCCTTCACAATCGACTCCAAGTTGGGGCAGCTTCTACCGTAGAACGTCCAGGACAGCCCATTCACCGGCTGTGGTAGATCAGCCAGCTCCTTCACAGAGAAAGCGCCGCTAGAGTGCATAAAAATGCACATGAATATGGCAGATATTACTGTAATTCCCATTTTTGCTACAGTTCTACACCACTCTATGTGAGTTACTTCTCGTGCCCTTACAGAATAATTGCTAGGATGCCAGAGGCTACACGGAATGACATAGTCGGACGATCATTTTATAACATTTTTGGTAAGTATAGTGGGTAGTTAGAGGGGAACGCATTCAACAGTGCTGACTGGGTCATGTGAGGAGTTCGATGAAACACTATGTACCGTATTGCTATGGTGCCATAATGAATGTTATTTAATGTTCAAAGAAAGTAGCCGTCGGTACGACTAGTCAAGGATGCCGTATCATGGCAGGGAGTTGGTAAGAGGAAAATGGATAGAATGGGCAGTTCCGACAAACTTTTGCAGAGCACAAGGAAATGTTTAAGAAATCTAAAAGTTGAAGAAAACAATAAATAGGGGGGTTTCTAATCTTATAGCaatataaaaatatcaaataaatgttTAAAAAGATCTGAATTATTATTTAATCTAAAATGTGTCATTAATATATAAAAATGAGTATAATTAGTTATCATCTTATACAAAAGTACAAATAATAGCAGTCAAAACTTAGGTGCATATAGTACATAAGTTAATCTAATTTAGTAcaaataaaaattacattgttGAGTATTATGctactaaaataaaatattatgcaCATGTCTTCACATTTAATAATTTAAGTTGATGCAGTCTTctgattttattttataaatacatCAAACATGATTATTATATTAAACACAATTGAAACTTTAAAATGTACACAAGTGTACAAATTCTCATCCTAATCCAAATAGAGAGAAAATGTCATGTACAATTTCTAATCCAAATACACGTGAATATCACTATGAAAACAACAAAGTTTTAGTGTTGTGAAAGTAGTTTCTTTATGTGACCTATGCTCTACAATGTCTTGGGAAtgaaataatagcatgtttcaaaGAACAAAATAAAAGCAAGCACTATGATATTGTGCATAACATACATATTTTATTCCTCTTTTGTGCATATTATTTAATGACAAGTTTTCTCAGTTGATGCGTGTTTTCTCCATTATGTATTGTTTCAAATCTTAAACATGCTTTTTTGTTTCAATTATGCATTTATAAATGTTTTAGATCTTTGAAACTGGTGTCTATATTTGTCTTTTTGCACATGTCTATGTATATTGATAGCAATTCTAGATGCCAGACTTGCTTGCATAGCGCATTGAAAAGGTTATAACAACTTAATCTAATAGGTGGTAACTATATCTATAATACCTATCCTAGATCTATAATATCTATCCTAGTATATGTATTATTTAGAGACACGCTACAAAATTGAGGGGTATAAAGAAGGCTAACTTATATTAACTTCTATGAGATAGTATATGGCAAAGCATTAGGCTATAGTGGCACGTTAATCATAAGCATAGTTGTATGCTCTAGTACATTCATATTTGAACACCCACTAATATTTAATAGGCATGCATGTTTTAAGATTATTGATTGACCCTATATGAAAGAATAATTAGCATTCCCAATAGAGGTTTCAGCTCCAAGGATATGCAAGGTGTTCTAAAAGTATATCAAAATCACTATTAGTTTTCCAACGTACCAAAATAGTAATGATGTAGAtatattagaaatgatgaaatttatGTTTATATGCATAGTTCCCTAGTTTAGTTGAGTAGTAAGAATTTCCTTGATCAAGAGCATAAATTCCTTATTTAAAAAAGATGATCAAGTGGAAGAAGAGGGCATAcaaccaatgaccaagtattgttcttaaCCAACAAGCACTTATAGAGGATATTTATGAAGTGGTTTGATGTTTTCAATCATTTTGATGGTAAAAGTAGATGATTCAAATAAAACatacttgtagcatcataaattatatctgcatacaatttcatcctcacctagacctcaccttgctGCTTCATTTGTTGATGCCCAATGACTATTTTAATTTTTCTCACACCACCCTACAAGCTTACATTTTCACCATCTCTCCTATCTTTTCCCAGAAGCTAAGTCCTGATtcttaggaccagggcaccacaatgccttggtcctctcaattaggacccaaatttggccGTCACAATGGTCAAATCAAGTGAGTGGGAAATTAGATACACTTTGAAAATTGAAAAAGTTTTTGGGCAATCAGATATAAAAGTTGGTCTATCGAGGCTCTCATTTGCGACCTAAGCTTTCTAATAATCTCAATCGTACTCtagaaaattcaattcaagtgagcaagaaatcaagcattgaagaagaagtgaagtcaatttcaagcatttaagatggcatccatgatcaaccttcaaTGAAgaaattctacatgacatcctaggacccttgtgtgaggatttaagcaagcttcatcaaggtatacattaaaATTACAAGAATTTAATTGCTAAATCTAGCCTTTCCCAAAAAAGAAATCATCTTGCTTAAATTTCCATTAGAATTAATATTTCAATTTCAAGTTTgcttcctaaactagggtttgacccaaggaaaacaCCTATCCACaatatttttctctctttctatgtgAAGGGAATCGACTCAGGAGCTGTAATTAGAGATTCTAATAGAGTTGACAATGACAAATAGGTTCAATTTTTGACAAAGCCAAAAGTGGATGATCGGGGCAATCCACTTTCTCAATCCTAAGAATTTTGGCCAAGATTTTGAAAGTGAGTCTATTATGTCTCCTTGATCTAGAATAAATCCTATGTGTTTGCCTTAGAGTTAAAGGACTTAGGTAACCCACCTTGCCGGTCCTCAAGAATCAACCTGAACTTTTAGGAATTCTTTTTATTCTCTTCTTCTACTCAGATTCATGTCTATGGCTTTGTCTaatacttgttccaatatgttatttttatTTCATCCCAATTATCCATTGCTCCATCCTAAACactaaattttaaatccaaatttcAACTCAAAATTGGGGACAACAAATTGGTTAATTTGATTAGTATTCTTAGCTGATATTTTCCCAATTAAATTATGGCTAGACCTATTGGATTTACcctcctcttttaatgtaatgaccTCTTAGGTAACATTAGTGGTTttgttatcttaattggtgaaaccctaacttctAGCACCacaacattttggtgaacttgatgtgcttcatgcttatttctgattcattgtcttagatctgatttgtatgctctTAAATATTgttatttgcactcatagatcatatATGAAATTGGCTTACATTAATTTAGAGGTTCATTTTATAATAatcctaatttattcttctaaaattgacttgtgtgttatataattgatcaaatgtattttcagatctaatttttatgacatgttatgttcgtATTTAGATACATCTAGTGTTCAAATTCATAATTCACATTATTTAATTCATTGGCTTATCAATCATTTTacaaattaatttcatttcttaaaTCATTAATTTTCAATCTTTGCCTTTAATTTTCCCCTTTGTTCATGTTGTTACCCTTAGTCCTAAATACAATATTCCAGTGAGAAGAGGTTATAGACTTAGGATTTCCCAAGGTTTAAATACTAAGGATAAGGAGCCTCAattggataacttattccatgtgaatgttggtACTTCCTCTCACATATCTCCAttctcctcatacttctcatgatgtggatgaatcactaactagggttactattgaccaattagaGAAGATTGATAATAAGTTTgagaatcttcaacaatggatgggtcaataATACCCAGATAGTGAggaaatccccttgattgaaggattgaaaataatggtgcaaagtgataagataggtgtagatttgttgtgtggccttgctcatattgttgatactaatattatgttaatcaaaagttgtgttgaagtccttggctACTCTCAACCTCCTagccaagttaatcattccatttctATGCATACATTCTTACCTAGTGTGAATACATTCACATATTCTATcttgactacttccacacaaaatattaatcCTACACATATTAGTCATGGGTAAAATCCTATTAATCAAAATTCTTATAGacctccttttgtgagtcttccatttgtttcacaatcatctcccataccaacatatcATAATATTcaccctccttattctcaacccccaccttcctACAATAATAtcactcctccatcacaatccaatatgtccaatttcaatccatctatTGAAAAAAATATCAGTAACCTATCTTAAATTGTTACATCCTCACAACACCAGTTGGCTTGCATAACTCAATCTAAATTTAATGTTCCCACGTTTGATGTGGTGAGACCTTGTTCGATGGCATTGTCCATGTAGTTCCTCCTAAGCATATGGAAATTCCTCAATTTGAtttatacaatggaaaaggtgatcccttgactcatgtgaagacatttcaaaacTTGTGTAGTGATTTCTGTCATGATCAAAGACTCATGGAATAAATATTTTCTCAAACCTTCAGAGATAAAGTCTTGTAATGGTTTTGTTCATCTCCTTATTCCATTACTTCTTTTGAAAcaaatacctaatgatttcattcaTCATTTCAAAATACCATTTTTCCTAAGATTACTTggactgatttgattcattataAACAAGGAGTTAAAAAAAAGTGATCTATGTTATTAATttatagatataaacatttgcattcacaaattgttTATCATGTGTCTGATCatgatgtttttttaatttttactgccaatttaaaaaatgatattggagataagcttctattttttgagtttacttcttttatgAAATTGTgcatagtgcttcataattatcagcttcaagtgagtcattTTGAATCATCCTTTTCAATGGATCTAGTTGACAAGAATAAGAGTGCTAAACAATTATTTATGAAGTTCAAGAAAAATAAAGGTTTCATCAAGAATAATGGTAGCATTAACACTTAAGTGGTAGCCACAACATTAGGTGTTTCCCCTTTattcaaatactttagaaaatagtTAACTACTCTTTTTGAGTCTTTACATAGTATAATGTTGTGGttgatgaatgctaatgtgttTTAACTTCCTCTCATCAAGAAAATTCACTATTTGGAAGACTATTAAGGAGAATTTATCTTCTTTTTCATGAATTAAGAAGCTATATTATCCTAATTCTAGATGTTGAACATTCGAATCAATCTCCCATATATATGGGTTACCTCCTCTAAGTCTTCTATAACCAAACAATTCTTGTCCAAAATTCTTCCAAGTAGGTTTTCCTCCTTCCTAATTAACATAGTAAAAAATAAACTTCCCATTTAAGCTAACCAAAAGCTATCTTAAGAGGCTTAGGTAATTAACTGAAGAAGGAACCACTTCCTTCTCCTACACCTCCTCCTAAAACATGGTTTCCTTTCCATTCCTTACAAGCTTCCTTATTCCTTCTCTAACAATATTTTTGGCCTTTAATAACTTGTTTCAAATAGAAGAACCATAAGACAAATCAACATTGGTAAGGAAGTAACTAGGATGCCCACtactaaaatattttcttttatgataTTTAGCCAATCTTTGGTCCTGTCAACAATATTCCAACTAATTTTGTCCAAAAGGGCTTTGTTAAataatttaatctttcttatcaCAAGGCCCCCAAACTTCTTAGATAGGTGCTCCTTATCCCAATTTGCAAGTATAAAGGCTTCACCAAAGatgatggtgtcatccacaaactattgatgAGAGGATAGGGCCAAGGATGAGGCAACTTTAACCCCTTTTAGCAATTTGAGATGAAGGTATTTCAAAATATGTATTCCCAACACTTCCACAATAATTATGAAAAGATAAGGGGATATAGGGTCACCTTGTTTGAGACCTATGTCACAAGATAAGTACTTAAACACTAGGAGAACCATTGACCAACACAAAATAGGAGGGGGTAgatatacattctatcaaaattctcaaaaatattcCTTTGACTCCATTTTTTAAGCACCTCAATTAAGAAAGGCCAAGAAGTTGTATCATATGCCTTGGAGATATCAAGTTTTAACATCATACTAgatttttttatttagttttgattAATGAATTAATTCATCTGTAGTTAGGGTTGCATAAAAAATATGCCTTCCTTTCACAAATCCTTTTTGATTATATGAGATCATCTTATCAAGAACAAGTTTAATATTGTTCACCAACAACTCAGAGATAATCTTGTATAAAGTATTAAACAAGATTATAGATCTATAGTCATCCATAGAAGTGGTATTATAAAATTTTAGGATTAAAGCAATAAAAGAAGAGTTCACTTACTTCAGAAATTTACCTCGTCAAGAAAAATACCAAACAATATTATAAAGATTAGTAGGTAGCACATCCCAATACTCCAAAAAGAAAGAAGGTGGGAATCCATCCGGTCTACAAGATTTATAAGATCCAAAGGAAAAAACCATATCTTTCAGTTCCTAAATAGAAATAGGTTTCTCCAAGTTGTTTAGATCTTTGGTACTTATTATCTTTGTGATTACCTCTAGAAGATCAACAAAATTCATCAATGGATACACATTCATATTGTAGAAGTCagcaaagaaagaaacaacaacctCAACAATCTCCTTCTTGTATAAGACCACTAGACAATCATCCTTTTAGAGACTTCAAATTTCATTCCTCCTCCTACGCTTCATAGTGgattggtgattttgtttgtagtttGTCACCCTTAGTTAACCATTGCACTTGTGAATTTTGTTTCTATAAAACCTCCCATTCTTTTGCCAATTTTGACCATTGGATCCTTATCTCTTGTTCCTCATTATACAATTCTAGATACTGCCTTCATAGTATCTATTTTTTGATTCCTCACAACCACCTAGCTAGGGTCATTCTAAGGTTTCAAACTTGTTCTCTTAGTAGGTTGAATCCTTCTAAAAGGATATCTTCTAAAATCCAAACTCAGATGACCAAGTCTCTATAATTTTGATAGAACACAATGGTATTATAATATTCAATTGGTTGATTCCATGATCCAAACTTTGGTTTCAAAGTACAAAACAACTAGGGAGAACCATTTTAACTGGGACATTGACTCAAAGATGGGAAAAAATTAGTCAATATTTTTGCAAACTCACTTGGTCTATAGCCAAGAGGTGACTAAAGGTATTCACTATTCCCAAGAAAATCCTTTGCTTCCAAGACTCTAGAGTTAAGCCAAGGAGACATATGAAAGTTGGGGTTATAGATCTCAGATCCATAGAAAGTCGAACCCTAGCTTCTAGCTGTAGTtagataaaaaattaaaatgagCACCATAGGCCCAAGGGCCTCCTGTAAGAACTTTGATCAAATCCTCGCGGTTAACAAAACTAAAAAAGAAAAGACCATTAGTCATAGCAATAATTTTAACACTTCCTTCCAATTTCCACACCAAATCATGCCAACTTCTATTCTAACCAATATGATTGCAACTTTATGATTGCACCATTCATAAAATCATTTGGAACATCAATCTCGAGGCCCCATACCATACTCAAAGTCTCCAAGATATTCAAATCTTTACCCTTATCTAACTGAGATTTGCCTCCTAGCAACTTGTCAACAAATGAGACTTTGTCCTCCTCCTCAAAAAAAGAGCCTAAATCACAAGGCCAATTTTTAGGGGAACCCACATGCTTTTCCTTTAGAGAACTTAGAGACTTTTCCTTGTGGAAAATAATCAAATCATGCCCAGAGGGTGGGGAAGCCCACTAGAGGCCCCCACTGTATTTTCCCATTCTAAACTCTAGTAGATTAGCGAATGAAATTAATGTTGCGAGAACTAATATTTATTGTTGAATATTATTTTATTCTTAATAATTAACTAAAATAATGAAATTGATGTATAATGAAGTA is part of the Cryptomeria japonica chromosome 10, Sugi_1.0, whole genome shotgun sequence genome and harbors:
- the LOC131076110 gene encoding peroxidase 12, coding for MGITVISAIFMCIFMHSSGAFSVKELADLPQPVNGLSWTFYGRSCPNLESIVKERIEFYLKKDITQAAGLLRLHFHDCFVQGCDASVLLDGSASGPSEKDAIPNLTLRAQAFAIINDIKKRAESSCKGTVSCSDILALAARDSVTKAGGPFYPVPLGRKDGLNFATQQATLDSLPPPTSNVTGLMSVLSKLGLDLKDLVALSGGHTIGIGHCSSFTSRLYPAQDSTLERNFANDLKKTCPKSDTDNFTDLDLRSPNAFDNKYYVDLMNKQTLFTSDQTLYTDPRTRDIVKSFAVDQNLFFDNFVASMIKMGQLNVLTGNRGQIRRSCNVRNPTAAYSYEHPSIQSSENSEQSLSTSL